Proteins co-encoded in one Halorussus vallis genomic window:
- a CDS encoding aminoglycoside 6-adenylyltransferase, which translates to MTDVPWDYDAFLDDLVAWAERREDVLAAVVLGSRARDADRPADEWSDLDCLLVTTDPDGYLADADWLADLGDAWLTFRESTATGDLTERRALFAPGLDVDFVPVSADSLEAVAAAGSDVLARGYRVVYDETDVRTALADAVAASQTCDAATDNFSDDGAATEKREAYPLPSAEEFRERRADCWYHAVWTAKKLRRGEVWTAKSCLDGYLKRECLLPMLGWHTRARHGREPWYEGRFLEEWADDRALADLRGTFADYDAEDCWRALFETTDCFEWVADEVADELGYDPDLRGERRSRDLLAELYDGRE; encoded by the coding sequence GTGACCGACGTTCCGTGGGACTACGACGCCTTCCTCGACGATCTCGTCGCGTGGGCCGAACGGCGCGAGGACGTGCTGGCCGCGGTCGTCCTGGGTTCGCGCGCTCGGGACGCCGACCGCCCCGCCGACGAGTGGTCGGACCTCGACTGCCTGCTCGTGACGACCGACCCGGACGGCTACCTCGCCGACGCCGACTGGCTGGCTGACCTGGGTGACGCCTGGCTCACCTTCCGGGAATCGACCGCGACCGGCGACCTGACCGAGCGCCGGGCGCTGTTCGCACCGGGCCTCGACGTCGACTTCGTGCCGGTGTCGGCCGACTCCCTCGAAGCGGTCGCGGCCGCGGGGAGCGACGTGCTGGCTCGCGGCTACCGCGTCGTCTACGACGAGACGGACGTCCGGACCGCACTCGCCGACGCGGTCGCGGCGTCGCAGACCTGCGACGCCGCGACCGACAATTTCTCGGACGATGGCGCCGCGACCGAGAAACGCGAGGCGTACCCCCTGCCCTCCGCCGAGGAGTTCCGCGAACGCCGAGCCGACTGCTGGTACCACGCGGTCTGGACCGCCAAGAAGCTCCGGCGCGGCGAAGTCTGGACCGCGAAGAGCTGTCTCGACGGCTACCTGAAGCGGGAGTGTCTCCTCCCGATGCTGGGCTGGCACACCCGCGCCCGTCACGGCCGCGAGCCGTGGTACGAGGGCCGATTCCTGGAGGAGTGGGCCGACGACCGCGCGCTCGCGGACCTCCGAGGAACGTTCGCCGACTACGACGCCGAGGATTGCTGGCGGGCGCTGTTCGAGACGACCGACTGCTTCGAGTGGGTCGCCGACGAGGTGGCCGACGAACTTGGTTACGACCCCGACCTGCGTGGCGAACGGCGCTCCCGGGACCTCCTCGCCGAACTCTACGACGGCCGAGAATAG